DNA from Dokdonella koreensis DS-123:
CTGCGCGGCGAGCTCTTCACCAGCAGCAAGGGCGACGGCGCATTCCTCAACGATCGCCGCATGCGCGTCAGCAAGCGCGAGAGCCTGGCCGGCGCCCTGCTGACCACCGGCTTTCCGTACCGCCAGCGCAAGCACCTGCGCACCCAGATGGCGATGACCGAGACCCTGCTCGGCGAGGCCGAGGACATCCGCCGCACCGGTTCGGCCGCGCTGGACCTGGCCTACGTGGCGGCTGGCCGCATCGACGGCTACTTCGAGATCGGCCTGAAGCCCTGGGACATGGCCGCCGGCTGCCTGCTGGTGCGCGAGGCCGGCGGACGCTACTGCGACTTCACCGGCCGCGACGGCCTGCCCGACAACGGCAACCTGATCGCCGGCAACCTCAAGGTCGCCGACGGCATCATCAAGACGATCGCCAAGGACCTCACGCCCGACCTCGCGCGCTGACGCCGCCGGCAATTGCCGCCGGTGCTCGCCGGCGGCGGTTCCGGGCCCTGAAGCAATCTCCGCCGCGCCGCGGCTTCGCGCGCGTGCCGCTTCGATTCGTAACCCGCACCACCTCGTGCCCGGCGGCGGCGATCGCCGAAGGCCGCGTTCGCAGGGTCATCGCCCCCGCCCAGCCCCGCCGGGTCGAAGCACACCCGCCAGGCACGGCCGCCCGTCGTGGCGGACCCGGCGCCCTCGTTCATCCCGCTTTCGGTTCCCGGAAAAGAAAAAGGCCCGGCTTGCGCCGGGCCTTTTCGACAAGCTTGGATCGGTCAGGACTTACTGGCCCTGGACCTGCAGCTCCACGCGACGGTTGCGAGCGCGGCCTTCCTTGGTGTCGTTGGTGTCGATCGGGTTCGACTCGCCGAAGCCCTTGACGCCGCTGATCTGGCTCGCGCTGACGCCGTTCGCGGTCAGGTAGTCGTAGACGGCCTGGGCGCGACGCTCGGACAGACCCTGGTTGTAGGTGTCCGAACCGATCGAGTCGGTGTGACCGTCGAGCTCGACCACGGTCTCCGGGTAACGCTTCAGCACGTCGACCGCCTGATCGAGGATCGCGACGGAGTCGGCCGTCGGCTCGCGCAGGGTCGGGACGATGTTCTTCTCGCCGACCTTCGGACGGTCGAACTTGAAGTTCACGCCACGCAGGTCGATCACGACCTTGGCCGGTGCGGGCTCTTCAGCCGGCGGCGGCGGCGGCGGCGGCGGCGGCTCGGCAGCCGGCGGCGGCTCCGGAGCCGGTGCACCACCGAAGTTGTAGACCAGGCCGATCGTGGCCAGGCCGTCGGTGAAGCCGGTGTTCTTCTTCACGCCCGGGAACTGGCCCTGCAGCGAGTTGTTGTCGTTGTCGTAACGGGCGGCGATTTCACCGCGCAGCGCGACACGATGCGAGACGTTGTACTGGACGCCGCCGCCGACGGTGGCGAACGGATCCCAGCCGCTCTTCTGCACGCTCTCGGCATAGGCGGCATGGCGCAGGAAGCCGACGCCACCAAGGACGTACGGACGCCAGGCCGAACCTTCCTGACCGAAGAACCAACGCGCGGTGGCGCCGAGGCTGACCGACTCCCATTCCTTGCCGGGACGGGCCGAGTCGTTCTCGTAGTCGGCGTTGTTGATGCCGTACTCGAAGTCGACCG
Protein-coding regions in this window:
- a CDS encoding inositol monophosphatase family protein, giving the protein MPRPAVNVAVRAARAAGQVILRHINRIENLDVVEKQRNDYVSEVDRQAEAEIIRELRRAYPDHAVLAEESGASGRSRYTWVVDPLDGTHNYLRGFPHFCVSIALLEGKEPVHGVIYDPLRGELFTSSKGDGAFLNDRRMRVSKRESLAGALLTTGFPYRQRKHLRTQMAMTETLLGEAEDIRRTGSAALDLAYVAAGRIDGYFEIGLKPWDMAAGCLLVREAGGRYCDFTGRDGLPDNGNLIAGNLKVADGIIKTIAKDLTPDLAR
- a CDS encoding OmpA family protein codes for the protein MKQKALYALIALSLGGAATVAQAQDYGNWYITPRIGAVIPDSDRDTKESLYGGLGVGVWATPNLAVDFEYGINNADYENDSARPGKEWESVSLGATARWFFGQEGSAWRPYVLGGVGFLRHAAYAESVQKSGWDPFATVGGGVQYNVSHRVALRGEIAARYDNDNNSLQGQFPGVKKNTGFTDGLATIGLVYNFGGAPAPEPPPAAEPPPPPPPPPAEEPAPAKVVIDLRGVNFKFDRPKVGEKNIVPTLREPTADSVAILDQAVDVLKRYPETVVELDGHTDSIGSDTYNQGLSERRAQAVYDYLTANGVSASQISGVKGFGESNPIDTNDTKEGRARNRRVELQVQGQ